One segment of Alistipes finegoldii DSM 17242 DNA contains the following:
- the rpmF gene encoding 50S ribosomal protein L32, with protein MAHPKHKVSSTRRDKRRTHYKAVVPTVVTCSNCGAATLYHRVCPECGFYRGKLAIEKKAAE; from the coding sequence ATGGCACATCCTAAACACAAAGTCTCGTCGACGCGACGCGATAAGAGAAGAACCCACTACAAGGCTGTCGTTCCGACGGTAGTTACCTGCTCGAACTGCGGCGCAGCCACGCTGTACCACCGTGTATGCCCTGAGTGCGGTTTCTATCGCGGAAAGCTGGCGATCGAGAAAAAAGCTGCTGAATAA
- a CDS encoding YceD family protein gives MGVTKRYTIAYKGLKPGLHDFRFEVDGSLFEEFESPEIKDGACEVTVALERGEAMLTLDVTVDGSVVVECDRCLEECRIPVHYQGRLLVKFSDEVHEYDGEVMWLLPMEDEIDLKQYIYESIVLSLPYQRVHPEGECNPEMLERFRIVSDSELAAVEARAGAQEHDGGEWAKLAALKERMEAQEPQEEDRTPEK, from the coding sequence ATGGGGGTAACTAAAAGGTATACGATTGCTTACAAAGGGCTGAAACCCGGTTTGCATGACTTTCGTTTCGAGGTCGACGGCTCGCTGTTCGAGGAGTTCGAAAGTCCGGAGATCAAGGACGGAGCATGCGAAGTGACGGTCGCCTTGGAGCGCGGCGAAGCGATGCTTACGCTCGACGTTACGGTGGACGGAAGCGTCGTCGTGGAGTGCGACCGCTGTCTGGAAGAGTGCCGGATTCCCGTGCATTATCAGGGACGGCTGCTGGTGAAGTTCTCCGACGAGGTGCACGAATACGACGGCGAGGTGATGTGGTTGCTGCCCATGGAAGACGAAATCGACCTGAAGCAGTACATTTACGAGAGCATCGTGCTGTCGCTGCCTTACCAGCGGGTGCATCCCGAAGGGGAGTGCAATCCGGAGATGCTCGAACGCTTCCGCATCGTATCCGACTCGGAACTCGCGGCCGTCGAGGCGCGGGCCGGAGCGCAGGAGCACGACGGCGGCGAATGGGCCAAGCTGGCCGCGCTCAAGGAGCGGATGGAGGCCCAAGAGCCGCAGGAAGAGGACCGAACGCCGGAAAAATAG